In Ochrobactrum vermis, the following proteins share a genomic window:
- a CDS encoding PAS domain-containing sensor histidine kinase, translated as MPLAAHANGPSKNVLVLYSNHAFLKEGREQHEGIAKTLGGSGNVEIYSEFLDAKRFPGPDEESRKVQYLRHRYADKKIDVAIVSGLPALSLAIQYGKQIFPDATVVYLGIRDQMDEIVLPPNFIGVDFQLDVARTAELALSLQPEAHEMLVVSGTSILDNIAEGIARSDLKQFADKVSLRYLSGLTKTDLSTALAHVDPNSIVLYLSISQNGVGTQIIPSDPAAHAAAVSAAPVYGIYGSYIGTGMVGAYAQSFETIGEELGRIARLLVDGTSHKDIVVDKRADGEFMVDWRQIQRWGLSTANLPAGTRVLHQPPSIWEEHRTTVLTVLAVLAIQFLLISALLLERRQRRKLTTHLSESEQRYRNVVETQSDLICRYLPDTTLTFVNDAYCSYFQRSRVELIGTKFVDFIPAAIRRDVIDRLQALTQDAKTQSYEHEVLRPNGVLGWQHWTDRAILDDNGSVVEIQGVGRDLTELRQTEMELRERRKEVTHLTRVAMLGELSGALAHELNQPLAAILANAQAARRLIRGKKPDLEGIGEILDDIITDDDRAGKVIQRLRSLLKKENAEWSATDINQIVTETMQLLRGELADRGIVVELLLARPLPLIEGDSVQIQQIMINLILNGCEAVAGVANDERRMRITSRDTGNEIEIMVSDKGLGIDPSMLDRIFDPFVTTRNTGLGLGLSICRTIVEAHRGRIWAANNPDRGSTITFSIPTSQPDVG; from the coding sequence TCAAGGAAGGCCGAGAACAACACGAAGGCATCGCCAAAACACTTGGAGGCAGTGGAAACGTCGAAATATACAGTGAGTTTCTCGATGCCAAACGTTTTCCCGGTCCAGATGAGGAAAGCCGTAAGGTCCAGTATTTGCGTCATCGCTATGCCGACAAGAAAATCGATGTCGCCATTGTGAGCGGATTGCCTGCACTTTCGCTTGCAATCCAGTACGGAAAACAGATTTTTCCCGACGCAACCGTAGTCTATCTGGGAATTCGGGATCAGATGGACGAGATTGTGCTGCCTCCCAACTTCATCGGGGTCGATTTTCAACTGGACGTGGCGAGGACGGCCGAACTAGCATTGAGTCTTCAGCCCGAAGCCCACGAAATGCTGGTCGTCAGCGGAACATCTATTCTTGACAACATTGCAGAGGGAATTGCGCGAAGCGATCTAAAGCAGTTCGCCGATAAAGTCAGTCTACGTTATCTCTCGGGGCTGACTAAGACCGACCTTAGCACCGCACTAGCGCACGTGGACCCAAACTCGATCGTGCTTTACCTTTCGATTTCTCAGAACGGTGTAGGGACACAGATCATACCAAGTGATCCGGCAGCCCATGCGGCGGCCGTATCAGCCGCGCCAGTTTATGGCATCTATGGCAGTTATATTGGAACAGGCATGGTAGGTGCCTACGCCCAGAGCTTCGAAACCATTGGCGAAGAGTTGGGACGTATCGCACGACTTCTTGTCGATGGCACATCGCATAAGGATATCGTCGTCGACAAGCGTGCTGACGGCGAGTTCATGGTGGACTGGCGACAGATACAGCGATGGGGCCTAAGCACGGCCAATCTACCCGCAGGTACGCGGGTTCTTCACCAGCCACCGAGCATTTGGGAGGAACATCGGACCACCGTCCTTACTGTGCTCGCAGTTCTTGCTATCCAATTCCTGCTCATATCCGCCTTGCTGCTCGAACGACGCCAAAGACGCAAACTGACCACGCACCTGAGCGAAAGCGAGCAGAGATATAGAAACGTCGTGGAGACCCAGTCTGACCTCATCTGCCGCTATTTGCCGGACACAACGCTGACTTTCGTTAACGACGCATATTGCAGCTATTTTCAGCGTAGCCGCGTGGAACTGATCGGTACTAAATTTGTCGACTTCATTCCAGCAGCGATCCGCCGTGACGTGATTGATCGTCTGCAGGCGCTCACTCAAGACGCCAAGACACAGAGCTACGAACATGAGGTCTTGCGTCCTAATGGCGTATTGGGTTGGCAACATTGGACGGATCGTGCAATTCTTGACGATAATGGAAGCGTGGTTGAGATTCAGGGGGTTGGTCGGGATCTGACCGAACTGCGTCAAACCGAGATGGAACTGCGGGAGCGACGCAAGGAAGTGACACATCTCACGCGCGTAGCCATGCTCGGTGAATTGTCGGGAGCCTTGGCACACGAACTTAACCAGCCGCTGGCCGCAATTCTTGCCAACGCACAAGCCGCCCGCCGCCTTATTCGCGGCAAGAAGCCGGATCTTGAGGGTATCGGTGAGATTCTCGATGACATCATCACCGACGACGACCGTGCGGGAAAGGTGATTCAGCGCCTGCGCTCGCTGCTGAAGAAAGAGAATGCGGAATGGTCTGCCACAGATATCAATCAGATCGTAACGGAAACGATGCAACTGTTGCGAGGTGAGCTGGCTGATCGAGGGATCGTTGTCGAATTGCTACTTGCCAGGCCATTACCACTGATCGAAGGGGATTCGGTGCAAATCCAGCAGATCATGATTAATCTTATCCTGAACGGATGTGAGGCGGTCGCCGGAGTTGCGAACGATGAAAGACGGATGAGGATCACCAGCAGAGATACAGGAAATGAGATTGAGATAATGGTTTCAGATAAAGGCTTGGGCATCGATCCTTCGATGCTTGATCGAATATTCGACCCTTTTGTCACAACGCGAAACACAGGACTTGGGCTCGGTCTGTCGATCTGTCGAACCATCGTAGAGGCGCATCGCGGTCGCATCTGGGCGGCGAACAATCCTGACCGGGGTTCTACAATCACGTTCTCGATCCCAACTAGTCAGCCGGACGTTGGATGA